One region of Budorcas taxicolor isolate Tak-1 chromosome 3, Takin1.1, whole genome shotgun sequence genomic DNA includes:
- the LOC128045524 gene encoding 4-trimethylaminobutyraldehyde dehydrogenase-like: MFLRAGLAALSTLSRTLGPASAPIAAMSTGTFVVSQPLNYRGGARVEPVDASGTEKAFEPATGRVIATFTCSGEKEVNLAVQDAKAAFKIWSQKSGMERCRILLEAARIIRERKDEIATVETINNGKSIFEARWDIDTSWQCLEYYAGLAGSMAGEHIQLPGGSFGYTRREPLGVCVGIGAWNYPFQIACWKSAPALACGNAMVFKPSPFTPVSVLLLAEIYTEAGVPPGLFNVVQGGAATGQFLCQHRDVAKVSFTGSVPTGSKIMEMSAKGIKPVTLELGGKSPLIIFSDCDMKNAVKGALMANFLTQGERRVVRPSAPHPIAGVAPRRLPSSWKPQGAGGAPEAQETPQPSSAAAVPPPLRTRASVGLFTGPAVSALGSQE; this comes from the exons ATGTTTCTCCGAGCTGGCCTGGCTGCACTGTCTACGCTTTCCCGCACCCTCGGGCCTGCTTCTGCTCCGATCGCCGCCATGAGCACTGGCACCTTCGTTGTGTCGCAGCCGCTCAATTACCGTGGCGGGGCCCGCGTGGAGCCAGTGGATGCCTCCGGCACCGAGAAGGCTTTCGAGCCAGCAACCG GTAGAGTGATAGCTACTTTCACATGTTCGGGAGAAAAGGAAGTAAATTTGGCTGTTCAGGATGCAAAGGCTGCCTTTAAAATATGGAGTCAAAAATCTGGCATGGAGCGTTGCCGAATCCTTTTGGAGGCTGCCAGGATAATAAGG GAACGGAAGGATGAAATCGCCACTGTGGAGACTATCAACAATGGCAAGTCCATCTTTGAGGCCCGCTGGGACATTGACACTTCCTGGCAGTGCCTGGAGTACTATGCAGGGTTGGCGGGCTCCATGGCCG GCGAACACATCCAGCTCCCAGGTGGATCGTTTGGTTACACCAGAAGGGAACCACTCGGGGTGTGTGTTGGAATCGGAGCCTGGAACTACCCCTTTCAGATCGCCTGCTGGAAGTCGGCTCCAGCTCTGGCTTGTG GTAACGCCATGGTCTTTAAGCCTTCTCCCTTCACGCCCGTGTCCGTGTTGCTGCTGGCTGAAATCTATACTGAGGCTGGAGTCCCTCCTGGGCTCTTCAACGTGGTTCAAGGAGGGGCTGCCACAGGCCAGTTCCTGTGTCAGCATCGTGATGTGGCCAAAGTCTCCTTCACTGGAAGCGTGCCCACTGGCTCAAAG ATCATGGAGATGTCTGCTAAAGGAATCAAACCTGTTACCCTGGAACTTGGAGGCAAGTCTCCACTTATCATCTTCTCAGATTGTGACATGAAGAATGCTGTAAAGGGCGCGCTGATGGCCAACTTCCTTACTCAAGGCGAG CGCAGAGTCGTCAGACCCTCAGCTCCGCACCCCATCGCAGGGGTCGCCCCCCGCCGACTCCCCAGCTCCTGGAAGCcgcagggggcggggggtgcgCCCGAGGCCCAGGAGACCCCGCAGCCCAGCAGTGCGGCCGCCGTCCCTCCGCCCCTGCGGACCCGCGCCTCGGTGGGCCTTTTCACGGGGCCGGCGGTCAGCGCTCTGGGCTCTCAGGAATGA